From the Lolium rigidum isolate FL_2022 chromosome 2, APGP_CSIRO_Lrig_0.1, whole genome shotgun sequence genome, one window contains:
- the LOC124686788 gene encoding major pollen allergen Lol p 5a-like: MAVQKYTVALFFAVALVAGPAASYAADAGYTPAAAATPATPAATPAAAGGKATTDEQKVLEDVNAGFKAAVAAAANAPPADKFKTFDAAFAASFKGYLATSAAKAPALIPKLNTAYALAYKAAEGATPEAKYDAFVTALTEALRVIAGALEVHAVKPATEEVPAAKIPTGELQIVDKIDAAFKIAATAANAAPTNDKFTVFEGAFNKALKECTGGAYETYKFIPSLEAAVKQAYAATVAAAPEVKYAVFEAALTKAITAMSQAQKVAKPAAAAATGTATAATGAATAAAGAATTAAGGYKV, translated from the coding sequence ATGGCTGTCCAGAAGTACACGGTGGCTCTATTCTTCGCCGTGGCCCTCGTGGCGGGCCCGGCCGCCTCCTACGCCGCTGACGCCGGCTACACCCCGGCAGCCGCAGCCACCCCGGCTACTCCTGCGGCCACCCCAGCTGCGGCTGGAGGGAAGGCGACGACCGACGAGCAGAAGGTGCTCGAGGACGTCAACGCTGGCTTCAAGGCGGCCGTGGCCGCCGCTGCCAACGCCCCTCCGGCGGACAAGTTCAAGACCTTCGATGCCGCCTTCGCCGCGTCCTTCAAGGGCTATCTCGCCACCTCCGCTGCCAAGGCGCCCGCCCTCATCCCCAAGCTCAACACCGCCTACGCCCTCGCCTACAAGGCCGCCGAGGGCGCCACCCCCGAGGCCAAGTACGACGCCTTCGTCACTGCCCTCACCGAAGCGCTCCGCGTCATCGCCGGCGCCCTCGAGGTCCACGCCGTCAAGCCCGCCACCGAGGAGGTCCCTGCTGCTAAGATCCCCACCGGTGAGCTGCAGATCGTCGACAAGATCGATGCTGCCTTCAAGATCGCAGCCACCGCCGCCAACGCCGCCCCCACCAATGACAAGTTCACCGTTTTCGAGGGTGCCTTCAACAAGGCCCTCAAGGAGTGCACGGGCGGCGCCTATGAGACCTACAAGTTCATCCCCTCCCTCGAGGCCGCGGTCAAGCAGgcctacgccgccaccgtcgccgccgcgcccgagGTCAAGTACGCCGTCTTTGAGGCCGCGCTGACCAAGGCCATCACCGCCATGTCCCAGGCACAGAAGGTCGCCaagcccgctgccgccgctgccacAGGCACCGCAACAGCTGCCACCggcgccgcaaccgccgccgccggtgctgccacCACCGCTGCTGGTGGCTACAAAGTCTGA